The Syngnathus typhle isolate RoL2023-S1 ecotype Sweden linkage group LG1, RoL_Styp_1.0, whole genome shotgun sequence genome includes a window with the following:
- the ppargc1b gene encoding peroxisome proliferator-activated receptor gamma coactivator 1-beta isoform X3 gives MVDAEVGGLSVFPALGEDEPEQDEDDHDHLHHLSVGAKHIKCSQDTEDPSLLKILLLTPPNVPVGKDSVHGHRYRNRGLHSRTVRPPVKMDASQVRKPRAVRPAGRLCTELHRHLTISRRDAKEPPTADPEDEEEEEEDEDDDDSESEEDDDEEEESSGSEVEARQIKAPAEPVKPQFTSEKELRSVVELITYMHTYCMPVRKQQGLDRKDPPRPRARPDATRPSVTNSHSRLVLVAPSASSGPGYEPRRLPFARRRQLKPNSFLRDLLQQSSSFDVSKPYGLHSPPYTQAGPGSPPSNRPLGTVTTKPDLCKDPSLPARRNHPYEALKSPVEDSGSFSVRRSRRLASFPSRFAKRLRPGQTREGDWSEERDNRQAGGKLSSTQAGGGTTTEAGMQGDTTEMTKTCCHSEKRACLCLPLNTSKSTGEFSSKTFEQTLGVDLCGTAGLTPPTTPPHKPVEDDLFKPTEARKDGERNTDASVHSSVHSSANVVGGLRASWLSRTHQRKLPEQTELYAQLRRMGQAGDDDACRGFGDHDYCVLSLGESRKRSVAMLSTVLQGVGEHQLSDAAPENGIQSNVGEPMTSSQPPSDCQSVATTPPASEEECSALSRSPSPTLHLCSDSTASKGNSSEHAISPDDEQKNKAKSDEENCQVFYIHNLPSSMTQNMLRKRFQVFGTAEDCKVIICNEERCGVIKIRQSGIQRHRRERENVFQSATMSGRRLTRKRYIDLAFGIHWPRLMLAFIPSLTVQTRQVQVQSRASTTR, from the exons ATGGTAGACGCAGAGGTGGGCGGCCTCTCTGTCTTCCCCGCTCTGGGGGAGGACGAGCCCGAACAGGACGAGGATGACCACGaccatcttcatcatctttCTGTTGGCGCAAAACACATCAAATGCTCGCAGGACACCGAGGATCCTTCTCTG CTGAAGATCTTGCTGCTCACTCCGCCCAATGTGCCTGTGGGCAAAGATAGCGTCCATGGGCATCGCTATAGAAACAGAGGATTACACTCACGGACGGTCCGGCCTCCAGTTAAG ATGGATGCTTCTCAGGTGCGGAAGCCACGCGCCGTGCGTCCAGCGGGCCGCTTGTGCACCGAGCTCCATCGCCATCTCACCATATCCCGGCGAGACGCCAAGGAGCCCCCAACTGCAGATCcggaggacgaagaggaagaggaggaggatgaagacgaTGACGACAGCGAATCAGAGGAGGACgatgatgaggaagaagagTCTTCTGGTAGTGAGGTAGAGGCAAGGCAAATCAAGGCCCCTGCCGAGCCTGTCAAACCTCAATTCACCTCGGAAAAAGAACTCCGCTCTGTAGTGGAGCTTATCACCTACATGCACACATACTGCATGCCTGTGCGCAAGCAGCAGGGTCTGGACCGTAAGGACCCGCCCAGGCCTCGAGCTCGACCCGATGCCACCCGCCCGTCAGTAACAAACTCTCACAGCCGGCTGGTCCTGGTGGCTCCGTCAGCGAGCAGTGGGCCAGGGTATGAGCCCCGGAGACTTCCCTTCGCGAGGCGGAGGCAGTTGAAACCCAACTCCTTTCTCCGTGATCTCCTGCAGCAGAGTAGCTCATTTGATGTGAGCAAGCCTTATGGATTGCACAGTCCACCGTACACTCAAGCAGGACCAGGATCCCCGCCTTCCAACCGACCACTTGGCACTGTCACCACTAAACCAGATCTTTGTAAGGACCCTTCCTTGCCCGCAAGGAGAAACCACCCCTATGAGGCGCTGAAAAGCCCTGTGGAAGACAGTGGCTCATTCTCAGTTCGCCGCTCCAGGCGTCTGGCTTCCTTCCCCAGTCGCTTTGCCAAGAGGCTGCGGCCCGGGCAGACGAGGGAGGGTGACTGGAGTGAGGAACGGGATAACCGGCAGGCGGGAGGCAAGCTCTCGTCAACTCAAGCGGGAGGAGGGACAACGACAGAGGCAGGAATGCAAGGTGACACAACAGAGATGACCAAAACCTGCTGCCACAGCG AGAAGCGAGCCTGCCTGTGTCTGCCTCTCAACACCAGCAAGTCCACAGG AGAGTTCAGCAGCAAGACATTTGAGCAGACGCTCGGCGTGGATCTGTGTGGAACTGCAG GTCTGACGCCTCCCACCACACCGCCTCACAAGCCGGTGGAGGACGACCTCTTCAAGCCAACCGAGGCCAGAAAGGATGGCGAAAGAAACACTGACGCGTCTGTCCACTCATCCGTCCACTCCTCCGCCAACGTTGTCGGCGGCCTCCGAGCATCCTGGCTGAGCCGCACACATCAGCGTAAACTACCGGAGCAGACAGAGCTGTATGCCCAGCTGCGGCGCATGGGTCAGGCCGGAGACGACGACGCCTGCCGTGGCTTCGGCGACCACGACTACTGTGTGCTGAGCCTCGGAGAATCCCGCAAGCGCAGCGTTGCCATGCTGAGCACCGTACTGCAGGGGGTTGGAGAACACCAACTCAGTGATGCAGCGCCGGAAAATGGCATCCAGTCCAATGTCGGCGAgccaatgacatcatcacaacCCCCGTCTGACTGCCAGTCAGTGGCCACCACACCCCCTGCCTCAGAAGAAGAGTGCTCTGCGCTGTCCCGCTCGCCCTCACCGACCCTCCACCTTTGTTCCGACTCCACCGCTAGCAAGGGAAACTCCAG TGAACACGCGATATCTCCAGACGACGAGCAGAAGAACAAAGCCAAATCTGACGAG GAGAACTGTCAGGTGTTCTACATCCACAACCTGCCCAGCAGCATGACCCAGAACATGTTGAGGAAGCGCTTCCAGGTCTTTGGCACAGCCGAGGACTGCAAAGTCATCATCTGTAATGA